The Pontibacter pudoricolor genome contains a region encoding:
- a CDS encoding response regulator: MKKIPSILLVDDDETTNYISKLIINRAGLTDELLIAQNGKEALDLLIERCPASEGANPVPNLILLDINMPVMDGFKFLEMLQTVEGFDYSSVIIAVLTTSLDPRDIEKVKQFGVNEFISKPLTKENLELLIQKHFN; the protein is encoded by the coding sequence ATGAAGAAGATTCCATCCATATTGCTGGTTGATGATGATGAGACCACAAACTACATCAGCAAGCTCATAATTAACAGGGCAGGACTTACTGATGAATTATTAATAGCGCAGAATGGCAAAGAGGCATTAGACCTGTTAATAGAAAGATGTCCTGCATCAGAAGGTGCAAACCCGGTACCCAATCTTATCCTGCTTGATATTAATATGCCTGTGATGGATGGTTTTAAGTTCCTGGAGATGCTGCAAACGGTAGAGGGCTTCGACTATAGTTCAGTGATTATTGCTGTGCTCACTACTTCGCTTGATCCGCGCGATATTGAAAAGGTAAAACAGTTTGGTGTGAATGAATTTATAAGCAAACCGCTTACAAAAGAAAACCTGGAGCTCCTGATACAAAAGCATTTTAACTAA